A single Lactuca sativa cultivar Salinas chromosome 8, Lsat_Salinas_v11, whole genome shotgun sequence DNA region contains:
- the LOC111913185 gene encoding monocopper oxidase-like protein SKU5, protein MDSSHHRIRCMLAFFTILLARTSAAIIDLQWDVASDNTRGPSPAAQPVITINGKFPGPLINATTNDIVRVNVFNNLDEPMLFTWNGIQQRLNSWQDGVSGTNCAIKPGTNWTYAFVVKDQIGTFTYFPSINYQKLAGGFGPIRVNNRIVINVPFPKPEAEFDLLIGDWSFNDYKDVRSGLGASTDVPDMMLMNGKSPYGYSTSKPYESFTVTKGKTYRFRVSNVGTILSFNFRIEKHKMVVVETEGSYTKQITLDSIDVHVGQSYSVLVTADQDDSDYYIVATPKLFNTTDDSPLVAKGVLHYTNSGSPVGGSLPPGPDPWDINFSVNQARSIRWNLTAGAARPNPQGTFNVSNVTLSETIILHGSEAIINRVYRNVVNNVSYINHVTPLKLADYYANGTGVFQVGHFPIDSVKPFAMYGVSVVGGAHKGWHEIVFQNELTRMDSWHLDGYGFYVVGFGDGEWTPKSRDTYNLYDPVVRSTVQVYPGGWTTVYVFLDNPGMWNLRSQLLKHWYLGQELYVRVHDDDPNPAKENPPPENLLLCGIFGEIKAPSGAPEPQPGW, encoded by the exons ATGGATTCTTCCCACCACCGGATACGGTGCATGTTAGCATTTTTCACGATTTTACTTGCAAGAACGAGCGCTGCCATCATCGATCTACAGTGGGACGTTGCAAGTGACAACACTCGCGGACCTTCACCCGCTGCTCAGCCGGTTATAACCATTAATGGTAAGTTTCCGGGACCTCTTATCAATGCCACAACCAACGATATTGTCAGAGTAAACGTCTTCAACAATTTAGACGAACCCATGCTTTTCACTTG GAATGGGATACAACAGAGGCTTAATTCGTGGCAAGATGGAGTTTCTGGGACTAATTGCGCGATTAAACCAGGCACTAACTGGACTTACGCGTTTGTTGTAAAAGACCAGATCGGCACTTTCACTTACTTCCCTTCTATTAACTATCAAAAGCTTGCCGGAGGCTTCGGACCTATTAGGGTTAACAACCGTATCGTCATCAACGTTCCATTCCCAAAGCCAGAAGCCGAATTTGATCTTCTCATTGGGGACTGGTCTTTTAACGATTACAAAGACGTTAGATCGGGGCTTGGAGCTTCCACTGACGTTCCCGATATGATGTTGATGAACGGGAAATCTCCTTATGGGTATTCAACATCAAAACCATATGAATCCTTCACTGTTACAAAAG GGAAAACGTATCGATTCAGAGTATCAAACGTCGGAACCATATTGAGTTTCAACTTCAGAATCGAGAAACACAAAATGGTTGTAGTGGAAACCGAAGGCTCGTACACCAAACAAATCACATTGGACTCGATTGACGTGCATGTCGGACAGTCGTATTCGGTTTTGGTTACAGCAGATCAAGATGACTCCGATTATTACATTGTTGCCACTCCGAAGCTCTTCAACACTACAGACGACAGCCCACTTGTCGCTAAAGGAGTCTTGCATTACACCAATTCGGGTTCACCCGTTGGCGGGTCTCTCCCACCCGGTCCTGATCCATGGGACATTAACTTTTCTGTCAACCAAGCAAGATCAATCAG ATGGAATTTGACTGCGGGTGCTGCAAGGCCTAACCCACAAGGAACATTTAATGTCTCGAATGTAACTTTATCAGAGACAATCATCCTTCATGGATCAGAAGCCATTATAAACAGGGTGTATCGCAATGTGGTCAACAACGTTTCATATATAAATCACGTGACACCTTTGAAACTTGCTGATTATTACGCTAATGGGACTGGAGTGTTCCAAGTAGGTCATTTCCCAATCGACTCGGTGAAACCATTCGCAATGTATGGCGTTTCTGTGGTGGGTGGGGCTCACAAAGGGTGGCACGAGATTGTTTTTCAGAACGAGCTAACCCGAATGGATTCCTGGCATTTAGATGGATATGGTTTTTACGTTGTCGG GTTTGGTGATGGAGAATGGACCCCCAAATCACGAGATACATATAACTTGTATGATCCGGTGGTCAGGTCCACTGTCCAGGTTTACCCTGGAGGGTGGACAACGGTGTATGTCTTCCTAGACAACCCTGGAATGTGGAACTTGAGATCACAACTCTTGAAACATTGGTATTTAGGGCAAGAACTGTATGTTAGGGTTCATGATGATGATCCAAACCCTGCAAAAGAAAACCCTCCACCAGAAAACCTCCTTCTATGTG GAATATTCGGTGAGATAAAAGCACCAAGTGGTGCACCAGAGCCGCAACCGGGATGGTGA